CTCCTCGTGAGCCTCTTCGGTGGCTGCTGCCATGGTCTGCATCACCGTCATGCGCTCCACGCTATGACCTTGGAGTGCACTCCAGGCAAGCGTGGCAAGGGAAAGAGCCGGTCATGAATCGGCAGGACGCGCGGGGTGGGCGCGGCGCCCGGCGGGCCTCGTACGCCGCGGCTGCCGGACGCGCGCGCATGGGGGAACGACTGTACGAGTCGCCGGGGCCCCGCACGGCCCCGCCGAGGACCCCGTCAGCAAGCCGGTGCTGCGAGCGGGATTAGGCTCGGGGCATGTCCTTGCAGAGCTTGGCGTTGATCGACAGCTGGCCGGTGCCCACCGCTGCGGCGGGGGTCGTACGGGCCGACGGTGCCGTGCTGGGGGTGCACGGGCCGGCCGGGCACCGTTTTCCCCTGGCCTCGGTGACCAAGCCGCTGGCCGCGTACGCCGTGCTGGTCGCGTACGAGGAGGGTGCGGTCGAGTTCGACGAGCCCGCCGGGCCGCCCGGGTCGACGGTGCGTCACCTGCTGGCGCACACCTCCGGGCTGGCCTTCGACGAGCACCGGGTCACCGCGCCGCCCGGGGAGCGGCGGCTGTACTCCAACGCCGGGTTCGAGCAGCTCGGCGACCATGTCGCCAAGGCCACGGACATCCCGTTCGCCGAGTACCTGCGGCAGGCGGTGCTGGAGCCGCTGGGCATGACGTCCACGTCCCTCGAGGGCTCCCCCGCCAAGGACGGGGTGTCGACCGTCGAGGACCTGCTGCGGTTCGCCGCCGAGGTGCAGGCGCCACGCCTGCTCGACCCGCTGACCGTCGCCGAGGCGATGAGCGTGCAGTACCCGGGGACGAAGGGCGTCCTGCCCGGGTACGGGCACCAGAACCCCAACGACTGGGGGCTCGGCTTCGAGATCCGCGGCTCCAAGTCCCCGCACTGGACGGGCGGTTCCTCGTCGCCGCGCACCTTCGGGCACTTCGGGCAGTCCGGTACGTTCCTGTGGGTCGACCCGGACGCGGGGCTGGCCTGCGTGGCGCTGGCGGACCGGGCGTTCGGGCCCTGGGCGACCGAGGCGTGGCCGGTGTTCACGGACGCGGTGCTGGCGGAGGCGCGCCGGGGCTGACGGCCGTCAGGTCATCTCCCACATCAGCAGCTCCGCCGGCGTCGCCCCCACCGCCTCCTCGTCCTTCGCGTCCGTGATGCGGGCCGCGTCACCCGGGCCCAGGCGCTCGGCGCCGAGGGCGACCTCGCCGCGCACGACGTGGACGTAGACGTGCGCGGCGTCGGGGACCGCCGTGCGTTCGCCCGGCGCCAGTCGGCGTACGTGCAGCATCGCGCCGGCCTCGGGGAGCGCGTACGGCGTCGCGTCCGCGATGCCGCGCACGATCTCGTACGCCGGGTCGCCGCCCGGCGCGAGCGGGGCCAGCCACATCTGCACGAAGGTCAACGGGCGCTCGCCGTCGTTGCGTTCGACGTGCCGCACGCCGGACGCGGCGCTCAGGCGCTGCACGTCCCCGGTGCGGACGACCGTCTCGTGCCCCGTCGAGTCGCGGTGCGTCAGCTCGCCCTCGACGACCCAGGTGACGATCTCGGTGTGGCTGTGCGGGTGCTCCGCGAAGCCCGCGCCGGGGGCGAGGCGCTCCTCGTTGCAGGCGATCAGGGCGCCGAAACGCAGATTGCCGGGGTCGTAGTGGGGGCCGAAGGAGAAGGCGTGACGGGACTCGATCCCGGCCTCCGGGTCGCCTCCGGGGTAGCGCTCACCGGCGCGCCGCACGTCCATCACACCCACCACCGTAGACCCGCCCGAACCGTCCGAGGACCGGCACACGCACACGGCTCAGAAGCCGAACGAAAGCCCGTGTCGCGGGCGAGGACCGGCGCCGCACACCTCGGTCACGAGCCGGACGGAAGCCTCGCCGCGGCCGCAGGCCCGCACCGGACGCCGCGGGCACGAGCCTGACCGAAGCCCAAGCCCGTGTCGGGGCCCAGGACGGTATCGGCACCCGCCGGACGGACGCCGTGTCGCGGGCGAGGACCGGCGCCGCACACCTCGGTCACGAGCCGGACGGAAGCCTCGCCGCGGCCGCAGGCCCGCACCGGACGCCGCGAGCACGAGCCGAACCGAAGCCCAAGCCCGTGTCGGGGCCCAGGACGGTATCGGCACCCGCCGGACGGACGCCGTGTCGCGGGCGAGGACCGGCGCCGCACACCTCGGTCACGAGCCGGACGGAAGCCTCGCCGCGGCCGCAGGCCCGCACCGGACGCCGCGGGCACGAGCCGGACCGAAGCCCAAGCCCGTGTCGGGGCCCAGGACGGCACTGGCACCAGCCGGACGGACGGCCGTGTCGCGGGCCGGGACCGGCACCGGGTCGCGTCACGACCGGCCGAGCCCCCGTCGGTCCCCCGCGTCGGCGACCGCTCCGCGGCCCCGTCCGATCCCCGCCGGGAACCGTGCCCGCGGCGCCCGGGACCCTCATCCCCACCCGGCGACACGCGCGCGCGTCCGGATAAGGCAGTCTTGTCCCGTGCCCGAACCCGAAACCAGCACCGCCCGTACCGCCCCGCCCGGCGTCCACCCGCACACCGCGACCCTGAAGCGGCTGGAGAGGTCCTCCGGCACTCTCGCCGCCCAGGCCATCGCGCGCATGGACGAGACGCTGCCGTGGTACCGGGCCATGCCACCGGAGAACCGTTCCTGGATCGGGCTGGTCGCGCAGGCCGGTATCGCGGCGTTCACCGAGTGGTTCCGGCACCCGGACGCCCCCCAGGCCATCTCCACCGACGTCTTCGGGACCGCTCCGCGCGAGCTGACCAGGGCGATCACGCTGCGGCAGACCGTGGA
This region of Streptomyces chromofuscus genomic DNA includes:
- a CDS encoding serine hydrolase domain-containing protein, whose amino-acid sequence is MSLQSLALIDSWPVPTAAAGVVRADGAVLGVHGPAGHRFPLASVTKPLAAYAVLVAYEEGAVEFDEPAGPPGSTVRHLLAHTSGLAFDEHRVTAPPGERRLYSNAGFEQLGDHVAKATDIPFAEYLRQAVLEPLGMTSTSLEGSPAKDGVSTVEDLLRFAAEVQAPRLLDPLTVAEAMSVQYPGTKGVLPGYGHQNPNDWGLGFEIRGSKSPHWTGGSSSPRTFGHFGQSGTFLWVDPDAGLACVALADRAFGPWATEAWPVFTDAVLAEARRG
- a CDS encoding pirin family protein — translated: MDVRRAGERYPGGDPEAGIESRHAFSFGPHYDPGNLRFGALIACNEERLAPGAGFAEHPHSHTEIVTWVVEGELTHRDSTGHETVVRTGDVQRLSAASGVRHVERNDGERPLTFVQMWLAPLAPGGDPAYEIVRGIADATPYALPEAGAMLHVRRLAPGERTAVPDAAHVYVHVVRGEVALGAERLGPGDAARITDAKDEEAVGATPAELLMWEMT